From Drosophila yakuba strain Tai18E2 chromosome 2L, Prin_Dyak_Tai18E2_2.1, whole genome shotgun sequence, one genomic window encodes:
- the LOC6526495 gene encoding uncharacterized protein LOC6526495: MRELLVYALVAGLFYFSEGKPCPEKTRPHKTRCDAFYKCRELPSNSHVWIPVKCNEGLVFESSLGSCVLPGEDWECITPSEMSSTQSPGRPDADILIVNDMDEAGLLLSESSHKDDGTVEIVLDSKLSSEENDDNEEAAKNKPPPNEDMDISSSHNFDSSGDGELVELDSPAGLKPENREEVASSSMEHQTEVEKLRTELKQVAGISEIAKPGSPIDPSLTAHLQRLSQLIDGLQQTYQKTDKPQTEMRPDQLNAFLAHFDIKNRYEMMNPMEQTSSTITTTSSTTEAPKATPRLPQPTSNKTRLQEHLSRHRLEPETKLMLSNAVPYSAHGTTGQGYANSQIVVNRPEGSVMFALPPNYGMSQEQGSYVNHHPAQSHEYSDHEPKISEDTLKTVLELSKQMIAAQNLPKVLPNPSFNGAYYQPILQPVFMSPQGNPFQQYYGMPPPLNPHYMQHTKHSSGGSSSNNGYNKPSTTIIHNNVIPVHLSSTSSGEKEVLDTYGNSLGIYPSMDKHVTASQASGMEYMTTARPVTIATTASTYSAQYGSQSPFASDYTLTTPRPFEQQPSAATVATYYTPSPHLGEHNANRVYQPTESYPTMNMPRPMDMFPGQIDADRVSIRPNSQKIESMEMDEDMIKATYQSGSGIGNGNGNGNTLPHVLTYSSDMSQQLAPSNGYLEQSYSHQQPQHHHHPYMPRPRPRPTMSSSIYSDSDGNMEMSMFTSSPNLNPFKGGSVKYPGSTSPNGQLVNFNGNFISLDVFQKSILPLMTKSPSALNELGNVEVITCQAGVRQPNQTDCTRYFVCSKKDGKVLSYSCPPYTAFNKQTRICDAPTYAQCSNVIPAFNGYTIDSNRRLQMDAIKMLSEAKRRQEAALKAQSIANLLQQYGSTQQAQPGISSNVESDPLDSYVVSLPEVSLATTTTSRPTIIQSSSNVSSGGSSTPAKKRKYYCKEGDKIPDQTSISSYFVCYKNAQGQMKGHKMSCSKSLLFCPKTLMCTLASKCTD, encoded by the exons ATGAGGGAGCTGCTGGTTTACGCGTTGGTCGCGGGCTTGTTTTACTTTTCCGAAG GCAAACCGTGCCCTGAAAAGACACGCCCCCACAAAACCCGCTGCGACGCCTTCTACAAGTGCCGGGAACTGCCCTCCAACTCGCACGTTTGGATTCCGGTGAAATGCAACGAGGGACTGGTGTTCGAGTCCAGTTTGGGCAGCTGCGTTCTGCCTGGCGAGGATTGGGAGTGCATCACCCCGAGCGAGATGAGCTCCACGCAGTCGCCTGGAAGGCCAGACGCGGACATACTGATAGTCAACGACATGGATGAGGCGGGTCTGCTGTTGAGCGAGTCCAGCCACAAGGACGATGGCACCGTGGAAATAGTTCTGGACTCCAAACTGAGCAGTGAGGAGAACGACGATAATGAGGAGGCGGCCAAAAACAAGCCGCCACCGAACGAGGACATGGACATCTCTTCTAGTCACAATTTCGACTCGAGTGGCGATGGGGAACTGGTAGAACTGGATTCTCCCGCTGGTCTGAAGCCTGAGAACCGTGAGGAGGTGGCTTCCAGCAGTATGGAGCACCAAACAGAGGTGGAAAAGCTGAGAACGGAACTCAAGCAGGTGGCTGGTATCAGCGAAATAGCCAAGCCAGGATCCCCGATCGATCCCAGTTTGACTGCTCACCTGCAGAGATTATCCCAACTGATTGATGGACTGCAGCAGACCTACCAGAAGACAGATAAACCTCAGACGGAAATGCGCCCAGACCAGTTGAATGCCTTCCTGGCGCACTTCGACATAAAGAACCGGTATGAGATGATGAACCCCATGGAACAGACCTCCTCCACgatcaccaccaccagcagtaCCACAGAAGCACCCAAAGCAACACCAAGGCTACCGCAACCCACCTCGAACAAGACCCGTCTGCAGGAGCACCTGAGCCGCCATCGCCTGGAGCCGGAGACGAAACTAATGCTCAGCAACGCAGTGCCTTACTCCGCGCATGGGACCACGGGACAGGGATATGCCAACTCCCAAATAGTGGTGAATCGGCCCGAAGGCTCTGTGATGTTTGCCCTGCCGCCCAATTACGGAATGAGCCAGGAGCAGGGCTCCTATGTCAACCACCATCCCGCTCAGAGTCACGAGTACAGCGATCATGAGCCCAAGATATCGGAGGACACCTTGAAGACGGTTCTGGAACTGTCCAAGCAGATGATAGCTGCACAAAACCTGCCCAAGGTGCTGCCCAATCCGAGCTTCAATGGTGCCTATTACCAACCCATCCTGCAACCTGTTTTCATGTCACCCCAGGGCAATCCCTTCCAGCAGTACTACGGCATGCCGCCCCCCTTAAATCCGCACTACATGCAGCACACGAAGCACTCTTCTGGAGGCAGTTCTTCGAATAATGGCTACAACAAGCCCAGCACCACCATTATTCACAACAATGTTATACCTGTTCACCTATCCAGCACGAGTTCGGGGGAAAAGGAGGTGCTGGACACGTATGGCAATAGTTTGGGCATATACCCCAGCATGGATAAGCATGTGACCGCCAGCCAGGCCAGTGGCATGGAGTACATGACCACAGCTCGGCCGGTTACGATCGCAACGACGGCCAGCACCTACTCCGCCCAGTATGGATCCCAGTCCCCGTTTGCCAGTGACTACACCTTGACCACCCCGCGACCCTTTGAGCAGCAACCATCAGCCGCCACAGTGGCCACCTACTACACTCCCAGTCCGCATCTGGGTGAGCACAACGCCAATAGGGTATACCAACCCACCGAGTCGTATCCCACGATGAATATGCCACGACCCATGGACATGTTTCCAGGACAAATCGATGCGGACAGGGTGAGCATACGACCCAATTCGCAGAAAATCGAAAGCATGGAGATGGACGAAGACATGATTAAGGCCACCTATCAAAGTGGCTCTGGAATTGGGAATGGCAACGGGAATGGGAACACTCTTCCTCACGTACTGACCTACAGCAGCGACATGAGCCAGCAATTAGCACCTTCGAATGGCTATCTGGAGCAGAGTTATAGCcaccagcagccgcagcaccaccatcatccATATATGCCCAGGCCCAGGCCCAGACCCACGATGAGCAGCAGTATTTATAGTGACTCGGATGGCAATATGGAGATGAGCATGTTCACCAGCAGTCCGAATCTCAATCCGTTCAAGGGCGGCAGCGTGAAGTACCCAGGGAGTACTTCGCCCAATGGCCAGCTGGTAAACTTCAATGGGAACTTCATCAGCCTGGATGTCTTCCAGAAATCCATACTCCCCCTGATGACCAAGTCGCCGTCCGCCCTTAATGAGCTGGGAAACGTGGAGGTCATCACCTGTCAGGCGGGCGTAAGGCAGCCCAATCAAACTGACTGCACGCGATATTTCGTTTGCAGCAAAAAGGATGGCAAGGTCCTGTCCTACTCCTGTCCGCCTTACACTGCCTTCAATAAGCAGACCAGGATTTGCGATGCCCCCACCTATGCACAGTGCAGCAATGTGATTCCAGCCTTCAATGGCTACACCATAGATAGCAATCGGAGGCTCCAGATGGACGCCATCAAGATGCTGAGTGAGGCCAAGAGAAGGCAGGAGGCTGCCTTGAAGGCCCAGAGCATAGCCAATCTGCTCCAGCAATACGGAAGCACTCAGCAGGCGCAACCGGGCATTTCCTCCAACGTAGAGAGTGATCCACTGGACTCGTATGTGGTCAGCCTGCCAGAAGTCAGTctggccaccaccaccaccagcagacCCACCATCATCCAGAGCAGTAGTAACGTGAGTAGTGGTGGATCGTCGACTCCCGCAAAGAAGAGGAAGTACTACTGCAAGGAGGGCGATAAGATACCGGACCAGACATCCATATCCAGCTACTTTGTGTGCTACAAGAACGCCCAGGGTCAGATGAAGGGCCACAAGATGAGCTGCTCCAAGAGCCTGCTCTTCTGCCCCAAGACCCTCATGTGCACCCTCGCATCCAAGTGCACCGACTAA
- the LOC6526496 gene encoding uncharacterized protein LOC6526496: MLKYALLCGLLALNLSGALAESDMICRLTDAPSQCGAFCLSALAPVYNTLRIPHNLANSSYSSKANEVLVGQHTLESQLTALQDNQASIKVALTSLQDMLASIKVPLDAQARYLANNEQNFTKRLDGLESRLSDQEAKVLKGVTKIKYVGFQRIGSKYYYIEQESPKNWSVAAETCRSMGGNLADIRDAADLAAIQLNLKVKTNYWLGISDLANKNQFISLSTAKKVPYWHWVGMLCGSTTNPPNCNCVVLRDGKMYADGCYRNNLFICQTEG; encoded by the coding sequence ATGCTGAAATACGCTTTGCTGTGTGGGCTTCTTGCTTTAAATTTGTCCGGAGCTTTGGCAGAATCCGATATGATTTGTCGTTTGACGGACGCTCCTAGCCAGTGCGGAGCATTCTGTCTGTCCGCACTCGCGCCCGTGTATAATACATTGAGAATTCCCCACAATCTGGCGAACTCCAGTTATTCAAGCAAGGCTAATGAGGTCCTGGTGGGACAGCACACGCTGGAAAGCCAATTGACTGCTCTGCAGGATAACCAAGCAAGCATTAAAGTCGCACTGACTTCTCTGCAGGATATGCTGGCAAGCATTAAAGTCCCACTGGATGCCCAAGCAAGATATCTGGCTAACAATGAACAGAACTTTACTAAACGACTTGATGGCTTGGAAAGCAGACTTTCGGACCAGGAGGCAAAAGTCTTAAAAGGGgtaaccaaaataaaatacgtCGGATTCCAGCGAATTGGCTCAAAATACTATTACATAGAGCAAGAATCCCCAAAGAACTGGTCCGTTGCTGCAGAAACTTGTCGCAGTATGGGAGGTAATCTGGCGGATATTAGGGACGCTGCAGATCTAGCCGCCATTCAGCTGAATCTCAAGGTGAAGACGAATTACTGGCTGGGAATCAGCGACTTGGCCAACAAGAACCAATTTATATCCTTATCCACGGCCAAGAAGGTTCCCTATTGGCATTGGGTCGGGATGTTATGTGGTTCCACTACCAATCCACCTAACTGCAACTGTGTGGTCCTACGCGATGGGAAAATGTACGCTGACGGATGCTACCGTAACAACCTGTTTATTTGCCAGACAGAGGGCTAA